A DNA window from Bradyrhizobium sp. CCBAU 53421 contains the following coding sequences:
- a CDS encoding helix-turn-helix transcriptional regulator: MAKQSKAARPLTHAQVWAALDRLAERAGLSPSGLAKQSGLDPTTFNKSKRVTGDGRERWPSTESLSKALAASNASMETFVQLLGDGPRGGQSVPLIGFAQAGAGGYFDDAGFPAGKGWDEVALPATTDEHAYALEIEGDSMKPAYREGDIIVVSPATAIRRGDRVVVRTTGGEVMVKELKRRTGKVLELASLNPEHPDRLLDAEEVTWIARVVWASQ, translated from the coding sequence ATGGCCAAACAGTCCAAAGCCGCCCGACCGCTGACCCACGCGCAGGTCTGGGCCGCGCTCGACCGGCTCGCCGAACGCGCCGGCCTGTCGCCTTCAGGCCTTGCCAAGCAGTCCGGCCTCGACCCCACCACCTTCAACAAGTCCAAGCGCGTGACCGGCGACGGGCGCGAGCGCTGGCCATCGACCGAATCGCTCTCCAAGGCACTGGCCGCGAGCAATGCCAGCATGGAGACCTTCGTGCAGTTGCTCGGCGATGGTCCGCGCGGAGGCCAGTCGGTGCCATTGATCGGCTTCGCGCAGGCCGGCGCCGGCGGCTATTTCGACGACGCCGGCTTTCCCGCCGGCAAGGGCTGGGATGAAGTGGCGCTGCCGGCGACAACAGACGAGCACGCCTATGCGCTGGAGATCGAGGGCGACTCGATGAAGCCGGCCTATCGCGAGGGCGACATCATCGTGGTGTCGCCAGCGACCGCGATCCGCCGCGGCGACCGCGTCGTGGTGCGCACCACCGGCGGCGAGGTGATGGTGAAGGAATTGAAGCGCCGCACCGGCAAGGTGCTGGAGCTCGCGTCGCTCAATCCGGAACATCCCGACCGCCTGCTCGACGCCGAGGAGGTCACGTGGATCGCGCGCGTGGTGTGGGCGAGCCAGTAG
- a CDS encoding transposase produces the protein MIIALRYVGIDISKKHLDIFDEADGVPRRIANAPQAITQQVARWQCDTLVVFEATGIYDLALREALRQAGIRFARINPARARDFARASGLLAKTDPIDARMLAAFARAMQPAPEQVADPARNTLARLAKRRDQLVLMRAQEKNRRSEADDRAMAERIGRLIEVLDSEIAEIEADISALIKAEAEIADDAKLMRSLPGVGPVACMQLIAQMPELGRVGPKQLAALAGLAPFNVDSGAFRGKRKIAGGRKRVRDALYMAALNAVRRADLFKAFYARLRQAGKPAKLALIAVARKLLTVLNAMMRDRKPYLQTKPT, from the coding sequence GTGATCATAGCTCTTCGTTACGTCGGAATCGACATCTCCAAGAAACACCTCGATATCTTTGATGAGGCTGACGGCGTGCCGAGGCGCATTGCCAACGCGCCACAGGCCATCACACAGCAGGTGGCGCGTTGGCAATGCGATACGCTGGTCGTCTTCGAGGCGACGGGTATCTATGACCTCGCGCTTCGCGAGGCGCTGCGTCAGGCCGGGATCCGGTTCGCACGGATCAACCCGGCCCGTGCCCGCGACTTTGCACGGGCTAGCGGCCTACTCGCCAAGACCGATCCGATCGATGCGCGGATGCTGGCGGCCTTTGCGCGGGCCATGCAGCCTGCCCCCGAGCAGGTCGCCGATCCTGCACGCAACACTTTGGCGAGGCTTGCAAAACGGCGGGATCAGCTGGTCCTCATGCGCGCCCAGGAGAAGAACCGGCGCAGCGAGGCCGACGATCGCGCCATGGCCGAACGCATTGGCCGCCTCATCGAGGTCCTCGACAGCGAGATCGCCGAGATCGAGGCGGACATCAGTGCATTGATTAAAGCCGAAGCGGAGATCGCGGACGATGCCAAGTTAATGCGTTCGCTGCCCGGCGTGGGTCCGGTAGCCTGCATGCAGCTGATCGCGCAGATGCCGGAACTCGGGCGGGTCGGGCCGAAACAACTCGCAGCGCTCGCTGGCCTGGCTCCCTTCAACGTCGACAGCGGCGCCTTCCGCGGCAAGCGCAAGATTGCGGGCGGCCGAAAGCGCGTTCGTGACGCCCTCTATATGGCGGCCCTCAACGCAGTTCGCAGAGCTGATCTGTTCAAGGCCTTCTATGCACGACTGCGACAGGCCGGAAAACCAGCCAAACTCGCCCTCATCGCCGTCGCCAGGAAGCTGCTAACGGTCCTCAATGCCATGATGCGAGACCGAAAGCCGTACCTGCAGACCAAACCAACATAA
- a CDS encoding lysine--tRNA ligase encodes MSVIDLAASPSDLRALAEQSNAWPFEQAKAIVARLKKNPKDEVLFETGYGPSGLPHIGTFGEVARTTMVRHAFRVLTEDKIKTRLLAFSDDMDGLRKVPDNVPNKELLAQHLGKPLTKVPDPFGTHPSFGQHNNARLRAFLDQFGFEYEFASSTEYYTSGRFDAALLRMLERIEKVMAIMLPSLREERAASYSPFLPICPRTGLVLYVPVTAHDAKAGTISYEDPETKESVTVPVTGGRCKLQWKPDWAMRWYALGVDYEMAGKDLIDSVKLSAKICSALGGTPPEGFNYELFLDEKGQKISKSKGNGLTIDEWLRYASPESLSLFMYREPKAAKRLYFDVIPRNVDDYQQFLDGFTRQEPRQQLQNPVWHIHSGKPPQADMPVTFQLLLTLVSSSNAENAETLWGFIGRYRPGVTPESHPKLDAMVGYAINYYRDFVAPTKQFREPTEGERAALQDLRDALANMPADATAEDIQNVVYEIGRREPFLDMVKKGKDGRPGVSLDWFNMLYQVLLGQEKGPRFGSFVAVYGVQNAVNMIDGALARSS; translated from the coding sequence ATGTCCGTGATTGATCTTGCTGCCAGCCCGAGCGACCTGCGGGCGCTCGCCGAACAATCCAACGCCTGGCCGTTCGAGCAGGCGAAAGCGATTGTGGCGCGGCTGAAGAAAAATCCGAAGGACGAGGTGCTGTTCGAGACCGGCTACGGCCCGTCGGGCCTGCCGCATATCGGCACCTTCGGCGAGGTCGCGCGCACCACGATGGTGCGCCATGCCTTCCGCGTGCTCACCGAGGACAAGATCAAGACCCGCCTGCTCGCCTTCTCCGACGATATGGACGGGCTGCGCAAGGTGCCGGACAACGTGCCGAACAAGGAGCTGCTGGCGCAGCATCTCGGCAAGCCGCTGACCAAGGTGCCGGACCCGTTCGGCACCCATCCGAGCTTCGGCCAGCACAACAATGCGCGGCTGCGCGCCTTCCTCGATCAGTTCGGCTTCGAGTACGAGTTCGCGAGCTCGACCGAGTATTACACCTCCGGCCGGTTCGATGCCGCGCTGCTGCGCATGCTGGAGCGGATCGAGAAAGTGATGGCGATCATGCTGCCGTCGCTGCGCGAGGAGCGCGCGGCGAGCTACTCGCCGTTCCTGCCGATCTGTCCGCGCACCGGCCTCGTGCTCTACGTGCCGGTAACCGCGCACGACGCCAAGGCCGGTACGATCTCCTATGAAGATCCAGAGACCAAGGAGAGCGTCACCGTTCCCGTCACCGGCGGCCGCTGCAAGCTGCAATGGAAGCCGGACTGGGCGATGCGCTGGTACGCGCTCGGCGTCGACTATGAAATGGCCGGCAAGGACCTGATCGATTCGGTGAAGCTGTCCGCCAAGATCTGCTCGGCGCTCGGCGGCACGCCGCCCGAGGGCTTCAATTACGAGCTGTTCCTCGACGAGAAGGGCCAGAAGATCTCGAAGTCGAAGGGCAATGGTCTGACGATCGACGAATGGCTGCGCTACGCCTCGCCGGAATCGCTGTCGCTGTTCATGTATCGCGAGCCCAAGGCGGCGAAGCGGCTGTATTTCGACGTCATCCCGCGCAATGTCGACGACTACCAGCAGTTCCTCGACGGCTTCACGCGGCAGGAGCCGCGGCAGCAGCTGCAGAACCCGGTCTGGCACATCCACTCCGGCAAGCCGCCGCAGGCCGACATGCCCGTCACCTTCCAGCTCTTGCTGACGCTGGTGTCGTCGTCGAACGCGGAGAATGCCGAGACGCTGTGGGGCTTCATCGGCCGCTATCGGCCGGGCGTGACGCCCGAGAGCCATCCGAAGCTAGATGCGATGGTCGGCTACGCCATCAACTATTATCGAGACTTCGTGGCGCCGACCAAGCAGTTCCGCGAGCCCACCGAAGGTGAGCGCGCCGCGTTGCAGGATCTGCGCGATGCGCTCGCCAACATGCCCGCCGACGCGACAGCGGAAGACATCCAGAACGTGGTCTACGAGATCGGCCGCCGCGAGCCGTTCCTCGACATGGTCAAGAAGGGCAAGGACGGCCGTCCCGGCGTCTCGCTCGACTGGTTCAACATGCTCTACCAGGTGCTGCTCGGCCAGGAGAAGGGCCCGCGCTTCGGCTCTTTCGTCGCGGTCTACGGCGTGCAGAACGCGGTCAACATGATCGACGGGGCGCTGGCGCGGTCGTCGTAG
- a CDS encoding FAD-binding dehydrogenase — MADDADVIVIGAGLAGLVAATEIADAGKRVIVLDQEGEQSIGGQAFWSFGGLFLVDSPEQRRLGIKDSVELALQDWMGTAGFDREEDHWPRKWAEAYVAFAAGEKRDWLRAMGHRIFPVVGWAERGGYDAMGHGNSVPRFHVTWGTGPGIVEPFERRAREAARSGRLVFKFRHRVDALSVTNGAVDGVSGAILEPTSVERGKSSSRNVVGDFSLRAPAVIVASGGIGGNHDLVRQNWPKRLGEPPKFMISGVPEHVDGRMIGITERAGGRLINRDRMWHYVEGIQNWNPIWPRHGIRILPGPSSLWFDATGKRLPAPLFPGSDTLGQLHYIMGTGYDYSWFILTQSIIKKEFALSGSEQNPDLTGKSWRMTIKRATNKGAPAPVEAFKQHGADFIVRDNLTELVAAMNKLAGNDLLSLNAIKTQIEARDREITNPYVKDAQVMNLHNARRYIGDRLIRTAKPHRILDPEHGPLIAVKLNILTRKTLGGFETDLDSRVFGNNHQIIRGLYAAGEAAGFGGGGVHGYRSLEGTFLGGCLFSGRNAGRAAAKAVN; from the coding sequence ATGGCTGACGATGCAGACGTGATCGTGATCGGCGCCGGACTTGCCGGCCTGGTCGCCGCAACCGAGATCGCCGACGCCGGCAAGCGCGTCATCGTGCTCGACCAGGAAGGCGAGCAGAGCATCGGCGGCCAGGCGTTCTGGTCGTTTGGCGGATTGTTTCTGGTCGATTCGCCGGAACAACGTCGGCTCGGCATCAAGGATTCAGTCGAACTCGCGCTGCAGGACTGGATGGGCACCGCCGGTTTCGATCGCGAGGAGGATCACTGGCCGCGCAAATGGGCCGAAGCCTATGTCGCGTTCGCGGCGGGCGAGAAGCGCGACTGGCTGCGCGCGATGGGCCACCGCATTTTCCCGGTGGTCGGCTGGGCCGAGCGTGGCGGGTACGATGCGATGGGCCACGGCAATTCAGTGCCGCGCTTCCACGTCACCTGGGGCACCGGCCCCGGCATCGTCGAGCCGTTCGAGCGCCGTGCGCGCGAGGCCGCCAGGAGCGGACGGCTGGTGTTCAAGTTCCGCCATCGCGTCGATGCACTGAGCGTCACCAACGGCGCCGTCGACGGCGTGAGCGGCGCGATCCTGGAACCGACTTCGGTCGAGCGCGGCAAGAGTTCCTCGCGCAATGTCGTCGGCGATTTTTCGCTGCGCGCGCCGGCGGTGATCGTCGCCTCCGGCGGCATCGGCGGCAATCATGACCTTGTGCGGCAGAACTGGCCGAAGCGGCTCGGCGAGCCGCCGAAGTTCATGATCTCCGGCGTGCCCGAACATGTCGACGGCCGCATGATCGGGATCACCGAGCGAGCGGGCGGCCGGCTGATCAATCGCGACCGCATGTGGCACTATGTCGAGGGTATCCAGAATTGGAACCCGATCTGGCCGCGTCACGGCATCCGGATTCTGCCGGGGCCGTCGTCGCTGTGGTTCGATGCCACGGGCAAACGCCTGCCGGCGCCGCTGTTCCCGGGCTCCGACACGCTTGGGCAACTGCATTACATCATGGGCACCGGCTACGACTATTCGTGGTTCATCCTGACCCAGAGCATCATCAAGAAGGAGTTCGCGCTGTCGGGCTCCGAGCAGAACCCCGACCTCACGGGCAAGAGCTGGCGCATGACGATCAAGCGCGCCACCAACAAGGGCGCACCGGCGCCGGTGGAGGCCTTCAAGCAGCACGGCGCCGACTTTATCGTGCGCGACAATCTCACTGAGCTCGTCGCCGCGATGAACAAGCTCGCCGGCAATGACCTCTTGAGTCTCAACGCCATCAAGACTCAGATCGAGGCGCGCGACCGCGAGATCACCAATCCCTATGTCAAGGATGCGCAGGTGATGAACCTGCACAATGCGCGGCGCTATATCGGCGACAGGCTGATCCGAACCGCGAAGCCGCACCGCATCCTCGATCCCGAGCACGGCCCGCTGATCGCGGTGAAGCTCAACATCCTCACCCGCAAGACGCTCGGCGGCTTCGAGACCGATCTCGATTCACGCGTGTTCGGCAATAATCACCAGATCATCCGCGGACTCTACGCGGCCGGCGAAGCCGCCGGCTTCGGCGGCGGCGGCGTGCACGGCTATCGCTCACTGGAGGGCACATTCCTCGGCGGCTGCCTGTTCTCTGGCCGCAACGCCGGGCGCGCGGCGGCGAAGGCAGTGAACTAG
- a CDS encoding lipocalin-like domain-containing protein, which produces MMTIDALGQKQSLKDQLVGTWTLLSWQQKKGDGTRIERYGAAPKGTAFFDAGGRYIITVMRSDRAKYASNTPWQGTPEENKETADGTITYYGTYSANEADSSIAIHVEGSSFPNWNGTEQKRFVAIAADQLTLTVRPPAGDIVDVIWKRAN; this is translated from the coding sequence ATGATGACAATCGACGCGCTTGGTCAGAAACAATCGCTGAAAGATCAATTGGTGGGCACGTGGACGCTGCTCTCGTGGCAGCAGAAGAAAGGCGACGGCACCAGGATCGAGCGTTATGGGGCCGCTCCGAAGGGCACCGCGTTCTTTGATGCGGGTGGGCGATACATCATCACGGTGATGCGCTCGGACCGAGCCAAATACGCGAGCAATACCCCGTGGCAGGGCACACCCGAGGAAAACAAGGAAACCGCCGACGGCACGATAACCTACTACGGAACGTATTCTGCCAACGAGGCAGATAGCAGCATCGCAATCCACGTCGAGGGCAGTTCCTTTCCAAACTGGAATGGCACCGAACAGAAGCGCTTTGTCGCGATTGCGGCAGACCAACTGACGCTGACCGTTCGTCCCCCGGCGGGAGATATCGTCGACGTAATTTGGAAACGAGCGAACTGA
- a CDS encoding transporter substrate-binding domain-containing protein yields MAGPAVAQTPPAPAPQAPAAKPAPAPAKPAPAQAVPATPPAAAAPSAPNQPAKAAEAAPQAVPGFWDPRRRPDRPDLSRLTVIRFLTETDYPPFNFTGPDGNPAGFNVDLARSLCDEIKVTCTIQMRRFETLIDALATNRGDAIIASMAVTQQLRAKVDFTDPYYRAPARFVSRRDNVMPEIRPEYLEGKKVGVIAGTSHEAYLKAMFTDAEIHSYPDNDALRAALRRGEVDFIFGDAISLAFWINGTDSAECCAFSGGPFVESRYFGEGVGIAVRKGNDLLRQSLNWALFRIWEKGRFTDLWLRYFSISPF; encoded by the coding sequence ATGGCCGGGCCTGCCGTCGCGCAGACGCCCCCGGCACCGGCGCCGCAGGCCCCGGCGGCCAAGCCGGCCCCTGCGCCCGCCAAGCCTGCCCCGGCACAAGCGGTGCCCGCAACGCCGCCGGCGGCTGCCGCTCCGTCGGCTCCGAACCAGCCGGCCAAGGCCGCCGAGGCTGCACCGCAGGCGGTGCCGGGCTTCTGGGACCCGCGGCGGCGGCCGGATCGGCCGGACCTGTCGCGGCTCACCGTGATCCGTTTCCTGACCGAGACCGACTATCCGCCGTTCAATTTCACCGGGCCTGACGGCAATCCGGCCGGCTTCAATGTCGATCTGGCGCGCTCGCTCTGTGACGAGATCAAGGTCACCTGTACCATCCAGATGCGCCGCTTCGAGACCCTGATCGATGCGCTGGCGACCAACCGGGGCGATGCCATCATCGCCTCGATGGCGGTGACGCAGCAGCTGCGCGCCAAGGTCGATTTCACCGATCCCTATTACCGCGCGCCGGCGCGCTTCGTGTCGCGCCGCGACAATGTGATGCCGGAAATTCGTCCGGAATATCTCGAGGGCAAGAAGGTCGGCGTGATCGCCGGCACTTCGCACGAGGCCTACCTCAAGGCGATGTTCACCGACGCCGAGATCCATTCCTATCCGGACAACGATGCGCTGCGCGCTGCGCTGCGCCGCGGCGAGGTCGATTTCATCTTTGGCGATGCGATCTCGCTCGCGTTCTGGATCAATGGCACCGATTCCGCCGAATGCTGCGCGTTCTCCGGCGGCCCCTTCGTCGAAAGCCGCTATTTCGGCGAGGGCGTCGGCATCGCCGTGCGCAAGGGCAACGATCTGCTGCGGCAGTCGTTGAACTGGGCGCTGTTCCGGATCTGGGAAAAAGGCCGCTTCACCGACCTGTGGCTGCGCTATTTCTCGATCAGCCCGTTCTGA
- a CDS encoding SCO family protein, protein MPRTTRPLVIFAAFAGSLAVGLFLMLWAVGGLRTVAAPAAIGGPFQLTDQAGQTVTDKNLQGKPTLIFFGFTHCPDICPTSLFEISEVLKAMGKDADRVNAYFVSVDPERDTATAMKDYLSSFDPHLKGLTGDPAAIAKVLSSYRVYAKKVPLKDGDYTMDHTALIYLMDRDGRFVAPFNLKRTPEEAATDLKRYL, encoded by the coding sequence ATGCCCCGGACCACGCGCCCATTGGTGATCTTCGCTGCCTTCGCGGGCAGTCTGGCGGTCGGCCTGTTCCTCATGCTGTGGGCGGTAGGCGGCTTGCGCACCGTCGCTGCGCCAGCCGCGATCGGCGGGCCGTTCCAGCTCACCGACCAGGCCGGCCAGACCGTCACCGACAAGAACCTTCAGGGCAAGCCGACCTTGATCTTCTTCGGCTTCACCCATTGCCCGGACATCTGCCCGACCTCGCTGTTCGAGATCTCGGAGGTCCTGAAGGCGATGGGCAAGGACGCCGACCGCGTGAATGCCTATTTCGTCTCGGTCGACCCGGAACGCGACACCGCCACGGCGATGAAGGACTATTTGTCGAGCTTCGATCCGCACCTTAAGGGCCTGACTGGCGATCCCGCCGCGATCGCCAAGGTGCTGTCGAGCTACCGTGTCTACGCCAAGAAGGTGCCGCTGAAGGATGGCGATTACACGATGGATCACACCGCGCTGATCTATCTGATGGACCGCGACGGCCGTTTTGTCGCGCCGTTCAATCTGAAACGGACGCCGGAAGAGGCGGCGACCGATCTCAAACGGTATCTCTGA
- a CDS encoding DUF952 domain-containing protein, with the protein MPMIYKITPASAWREAERQGVYRGSADDNRDGFIHFSTASQVAETARKHYHGQTGLFLVAVDADALGDALRWERSRNDELFPHLYGELDLGAVTEILSLRARSDGGHDVPELKP; encoded by the coding sequence GTGCCCATGATCTACAAAATCACTCCCGCTTCGGCCTGGCGCGAGGCCGAGCGGCAGGGCGTCTACCGGGGCAGTGCGGACGACAATCGCGACGGCTTCATCCATTTTTCGACCGCTTCCCAGGTGGCCGAGACCGCGCGCAAGCACTATCACGGGCAAACCGGCCTGTTCCTGGTCGCGGTCGATGCCGATGCGCTCGGCGACGCCTTGCGCTGGGAACGCTCGCGCAATGACGAGCTGTTCCCGCATCTCTATGGCGAGCTCGACCTCGGCGCGGTCACCGAAATCCTCAGCCTGCGCGCGCGCTCCGACGGTGGCCACGATGTTCCGGAGCTCAAGCCGTGA
- a CDS encoding class II aldolase/adducin family protein produces the protein MQFRVSPTSLQDSSSAEEWQARVDLAAAHRLAYIHGFSEGIFNHLTFVVPGRTDRYYQIPFGMHWSEVTASSFMEVGIDDAEVKRGEGEVERSCYCIHAPIHKALPQAKAVFHTHMPYASALTRLEDPRIKEIGQTEVGLSEAIAYDDLYTGPALDPEEGARLARVIGNKTILFMANHGISTVGETVADAYDRLYYIERAAQVQIYAMWTQQPLKQLPQHVVEKTKRDFRDDHLYSGPSPAQRHFDALKRMLDRKEPDYAT, from the coding sequence ATGCAGTTCAGGGTTTCGCCGACATCGCTGCAGGACAGTTCGAGCGCCGAGGAATGGCAGGCGCGGGTCGATCTCGCGGCGGCGCATCGGCTCGCCTACATCCACGGCTTTTCGGAAGGTATCTTCAACCATCTCACCTTCGTGGTGCCCGGCCGCACCGACCGCTACTACCAGATCCCGTTCGGCATGCACTGGTCGGAGGTAACAGCGTCGTCCTTTATGGAGGTCGGCATCGACGATGCCGAGGTAAAGCGCGGCGAGGGTGAGGTCGAGCGCTCCTGCTATTGCATTCATGCGCCGATCCACAAGGCGCTGCCGCAGGCCAAGGCGGTGTTCCACACCCATATGCCGTATGCGAGCGCGCTGACGCGGCTCGAGGATCCGCGCATCAAGGAGATCGGTCAGACCGAGGTCGGATTGTCGGAGGCGATCGCCTATGACGATCTCTACACAGGTCCGGCGCTCGATCCCGAGGAGGGCGCACGGCTCGCCAGGGTGATCGGTAACAAGACCATCCTGTTCATGGCCAACCACGGCATCTCGACCGTCGGTGAGACCGTCGCCGATGCCTATGACCGGCTCTATTACATCGAGCGCGCCGCGCAGGTGCAGATCTACGCGATGTGGACCCAGCAGCCGCTCAAGCAATTGCCGCAGCATGTGGTGGAGAAGACCAAGCGCGATTTCCGCGACGACCATCTCTACAGCGGCCCATCCCCGGCGCAGCGGCATTTCGATGCGCTGAAGCGGATGCTGGACCGCAAGGAGCCGGACTACGCGACGTAG
- a CDS encoding lipocalin-like domain-containing protein, whose amino-acid sequence MRFFALAVVMYCYFAPGLAFAQDTARQLAGSWKLTSWTIQIIGGDVTEPFGRNPKGRALITPDGYAAFVIAAANRKPAANDAESAALLKTLMAYTGPFTIEDDKFTTRVDISWNELLTGQDQVRFFNLQGDKLTIRTAEQASAVYPGKKVVGTLTWERER is encoded by the coding sequence ATGCGCTTCTTCGCCCTCGCTGTTGTCATGTATTGCTATTTTGCGCCTGGATTGGCTTTCGCGCAGGACACCGCGAGGCAATTGGCCGGCAGTTGGAAGCTGACTTCGTGGACCATTCAGATCATCGGTGGAGACGTCACCGAACCGTTTGGTCGCAATCCGAAAGGCAGGGCGCTCATCACGCCGGACGGGTACGCGGCATTCGTCATCGCGGCGGCAAATCGCAAGCCGGCGGCAAACGATGCAGAGTCAGCAGCTCTCCTCAAGACGCTGATGGCTTACACCGGCCCATTCACCATCGAGGACGACAAGTTCACGACCAGGGTCGATATATCCTGGAATGAGCTTTTGACCGGGCAGGACCAGGTGAGATTTTTCAACTTGCAGGGCGACAAGCTGACCATTCGAACGGCCGAACAAGCCAGTGCCGTTTATCCCGGCAAGAAAGTGGTCGGAACCCTCACCTGGGAGCGCGAACGCTAA
- a CDS encoding transporter substrate-binding domain-containing protein produces MKRLLLSIAALLGMSGAVFGQTSPVSEIAPGGKLRVGMIAITVLGGVAEPVAGFVGQKLGAAVEPVMYPNPEAYLQSFAKAEWDIAIGPGVLAPIDKADSTANLWAISLVYVAAPGTEFPDIASVDKAGVRIGTIRGAPSDRVLTREIKAAEIVRIPLSPTIAADAADLLRSGKADVFGADSGVGYPAAEALTGAKVVPGTFGTVLVAAALPKGRSPAAQALLATLVEEARQTGVVQKAIDAKGLKGVNVVSK; encoded by the coding sequence ATGAAACGGCTTCTCCTATCGATTGCTGCATTGCTCGGGATGTCCGGGGCGGTATTCGGGCAGACATCGCCTGTCTCGGAGATCGCGCCCGGCGGAAAGCTGCGGGTCGGCATGATTGCCATCACCGTACTCGGAGGCGTGGCCGAACCCGTCGCGGGTTTCGTCGGACAGAAGTTGGGTGCTGCCGTTGAACCGGTGATGTACCCGAACCCGGAAGCCTATCTACAAAGCTTCGCCAAGGCTGAATGGGACATCGCCATAGGGCCAGGCGTCCTTGCTCCGATCGACAAGGCGGATTCAACGGCGAACCTTTGGGCCATAAGTCTCGTCTACGTCGCCGCGCCGGGAACAGAGTTTCCCGATATCGCCTCCGTGGACAAGGCCGGGGTAAGGATTGGCACCATCCGTGGCGCTCCCTCCGACCGCGTGCTGACGCGGGAGATTAAGGCCGCCGAGATCGTCCGTATCCCTCTGAGCCCGACCATCGCGGCTGACGCAGCCGACTTGCTGCGCTCCGGCAAAGCGGACGTCTTTGGCGCAGACTCCGGCGTCGGGTATCCTGCCGCCGAGGCCCTGACCGGCGCCAAGGTCGTGCCGGGCACCTTTGGGACGGTTCTCGTAGCGGCCGCATTGCCGAAAGGCCGCTCTCCCGCGGCGCAGGCTCTGCTCGCGACGCTTGTCGAAGAAGCAAGACAGACCGGCGTGGTGCAGAAAGCGATCGACGCGAAGGGCCTCAAAGGTGTGAACGTCGTCTCGAAATAG
- a CDS encoding HWE histidine kinase domain-containing protein, whose amino-acid sequence MFPDGKTCLLNAMGTVRNVEGDFPQGGGEAAALIRSLDWSATSLGPIADWPAHLKSAVSLMLPAKAQIVLFWGPEFVALYNDAYAPTIGQKHPTALGRPARENWAELWDDLEPLLTRVLDTGETVFAKDRPFYIERHGYPETVYFDISYSPVQDEFGEIDGVLCIVSETTERVVAQERQRLLAREANHRVKNMFAVFHGIINLSARSARTPQEMAQSLRGRLNALMQAKDLIRPGIMGTEAHSERTTVGDVVRTVLRPYEDDASRERIVLRGPNVPVGAMAVTSLALALHETTTNAAKYGALSEPTGSVSITWETHGGDFHLEWEETGGPVIVAPPSAKGFGSVLAERSIADQLGGKVEHDWLPSGLRLRVSVPLDRLAV is encoded by the coding sequence TTGTTCCCCGATGGTAAAACCTGCTTGTTGAACGCCATGGGCACCGTTCGCAACGTCGAGGGCGATTTTCCCCAAGGTGGGGGCGAAGCTGCCGCACTCATTAGGTCTCTTGACTGGTCTGCCACCAGCTTGGGGCCAATCGCGGACTGGCCTGCGCACCTCAAGAGCGCCGTTAGCCTTATGCTGCCGGCCAAAGCACAGATAGTGCTGTTCTGGGGGCCGGAGTTTGTGGCGCTATACAATGACGCCTATGCACCGACGATAGGTCAGAAGCATCCAACGGCTCTTGGACGACCTGCACGCGAGAATTGGGCCGAGCTGTGGGATGATTTAGAACCGCTACTCACGCGCGTCCTCGATACCGGCGAAACAGTCTTCGCCAAGGACCGCCCCTTTTATATCGAGCGCCACGGTTACCCCGAGACTGTTTACTTCGACATTTCCTATTCTCCGGTACAGGACGAATTTGGTGAAATTGACGGTGTTCTTTGCATCGTCAGTGAGACGACCGAGCGTGTAGTTGCGCAGGAGCGCCAACGATTGCTCGCGCGGGAAGCCAACCACCGCGTGAAGAACATGTTCGCCGTCTTCCACGGCATCATAAATCTGAGTGCTCGATCGGCGCGAACGCCGCAGGAAATGGCTCAATCGCTACGAGGCCGCCTGAACGCTCTCATGCAGGCCAAGGATCTCATTCGTCCCGGGATTATGGGTACAGAGGCGCATAGCGAGCGAACCACGGTGGGAGACGTTGTGCGAACGGTGTTGCGGCCGTACGAAGATGATGCGTCTCGCGAACGCATCGTTTTGAGAGGACCTAATGTGCCCGTGGGTGCGATGGCCGTGACAAGTCTCGCTCTCGCCCTGCATGAAACAACGACGAATGCGGCCAAATACGGCGCGCTATCGGAGCCGACTGGTTCGGTCAGCATCACATGGGAGACGCATGGTGGGGATTTCCATCTTGAATGGGAGGAGACAGGCGGCCCCGTGATTGTCGCCCCACCGTCAGCTAAAGGCTTTGGTAGCGTGCTTGCAGAGCGCAGCATTGCTGATCAACTCGGCGGCAAGGTTGAGCATGATTGGCTGCCGAGCGGGCTCAGGTTGAGGGTTTCGGTTCCTTTGGATCGCCTTGCAGTCTGA